One genomic region from Aerosakkonema funiforme FACHB-1375 encodes:
- the nusB gene encoding transcription antitermination factor NusB yields MQSRRIARELALLSLSQIPTNPEKLSEQQIADLIVAAIRTLSAEVKDALETASAEIQRSSDRLLGSETRAIDIQSARAMLREAIELTQTAINRVGGAVELPEFVQLSNQKDVRDYAKQIIGTVNAERERVDEILTQALAELRPGQERTWQLSRLAKIDRDILRIAVSEIKYLGIPEPVAINEAVELAKRYSGEEGHRFINGVLRRVSDKVKT; encoded by the coding sequence ATGCAATCCCGTCGAATTGCTCGCGAACTGGCGCTTCTGAGCCTATCCCAGATCCCGACAAATCCAGAAAAATTGTCGGAACAGCAGATCGCAGATTTGATAGTTGCGGCTATCCGCACTTTGAGTGCAGAAGTTAAAGATGCTTTGGAAACTGCATCTGCGGAAATCCAACGCTCTAGCGATCGCCTTTTGGGTAGCGAAACTCGCGCCATCGATATCCAAAGCGCCAGAGCTATGCTAAGAGAAGCGATAGAACTTACTCAAACCGCAATCAACCGTGTCGGTGGGGCAGTGGAGTTACCAGAATTTGTCCAGCTATCCAATCAAAAAGATGTGCGCGACTACGCCAAGCAAATTATCGGTACAGTTAACGCCGAAAGAGAACGGGTTGACGAAATACTCACACAAGCACTCGCGGAACTGCGTCCCGGTCAAGAGAGAACTTGGCAACTAAGTCGTCTCGCTAAAATCGATCGCGATATCCTGCGAATTGCAGTCAGCGAAATCAAATATTTAGGGATTCCCGAACCGGTGGCAATTAATGAGGCAGTGGAGCTTGCCAAACGCTACAGTGGTGAAGAAGGACATCGTTTTATTAATGGCGTTTTGCGTCGAGTGAGCGATAAAGTCAAAACATAA
- a CDS encoding DUF502 domain-containing protein — translation MIERLKQDLKNDLIAGLLVVIPLATTIWLTITVASWVVNFLTRIPKQLNPFDDLHPILVNLFNLAVGLMVPFLSILLIGLMARNIVGRWLLDVGERLLQAIPLAGSVYKTLKQLLETLLKDSNGKFRRVILVEYPRRGIWALAFVTGTLNSDMQAHLSRTTMLSIFIPTTPNPTTGWYAIVSEDEVIDLAISVEDAFKVVVSGGIVSPSPLTPMSSLSALKERKLEQPILEER, via the coding sequence GTGATCGAACGCTTAAAGCAGGACTTAAAAAATGACCTGATCGCAGGTCTTTTGGTAGTAATTCCCCTAGCTACCACAATTTGGCTGACGATTACAGTTGCGAGTTGGGTAGTCAATTTTCTCACCCGCATTCCCAAGCAACTCAATCCTTTTGACGATCTCCATCCCATTTTGGTCAACTTGTTCAATCTAGCTGTGGGACTGATGGTACCCTTTTTATCTATTCTGCTGATTGGCTTGATGGCCCGCAATATTGTCGGACGATGGTTGCTGGATGTGGGTGAGAGACTTCTGCAAGCAATTCCGTTAGCCGGATCGGTTTACAAAACGCTCAAACAACTTCTGGAAACTCTCCTGAAGGATTCTAACGGGAAGTTTCGCCGAGTAATTTTGGTAGAATACCCACGCCGGGGTATATGGGCTCTCGCCTTTGTCACTGGAACCCTAAACAGCGATATGCAGGCTCACCTATCCAGAACGACGATGTTGAGCATTTTTATACCTACAACCCCCAATCCGACTACGGGTTGGTATGCGATCGTTTCAGAAGATGAAGTCATAGACCTAGCCATATCTGTGGAAGATGCCTTCAAAGTTGTTGTCTCTGGTGGTATTGTAAGCCCCAGCCCCTTAACTCCTATGTCATCTCTATCCGCCTTGAAAGAACGGAAGCTGGAACAGCCTATCCTGGAGGAAAGATGA
- a CDS encoding glycosyltransferase family 2 protein, translating to MFSIYILTYNEEIDIAACIESAMLSDDVIVVDSISSDRTVEIASRYPVRIVQHAFESHGRQRTWMLQSVPAKHEWVYILEADERMTPELFQECLKATESQEYIGYYAAERVMFLGRWIRRSTQYPRYQMRLFRKDKVWFTDYGHTEREVCDGKTSFLKETYPHYTNSKGLARWIEKHNRYSTDEARETLRQLEKGSVNWRDLFFGFSEVERRRALKDLSLRLPFRPLLRFFYMYFLLGGFLDGHAGFAWCTLQAFYEYLILLKVWEMKHMPAVYADPVGTLSSDREENVDSAKISPSI from the coding sequence ATGTTCTCGATTTATATTCTCACCTACAACGAAGAAATCGATATCGCCGCTTGCATCGAATCGGCTATGCTGTCAGACGATGTGATAGTGGTGGACTCCATCAGCAGCGATCGCACTGTCGAAATTGCCAGCCGCTATCCAGTGCGGATAGTGCAGCACGCCTTTGAAAGTCACGGACGCCAGCGGACTTGGATGTTACAATCCGTTCCTGCTAAGCACGAATGGGTCTACATTCTCGAAGCTGATGAGCGTATGACACCAGAGCTATTCCAAGAATGCCTCAAAGCAACCGAAAGTCAGGAGTATATCGGCTACTATGCAGCCGAGCGAGTTATGTTTCTGGGGAGGTGGATTCGGCGCAGTACCCAATACCCCCGATACCAAATGCGCTTATTTCGGAAGGACAAAGTTTGGTTTACCGATTACGGTCACACAGAGCGAGAAGTTTGTGATGGTAAAACAAGCTTTTTGAAAGAAACTTATCCCCACTACACCAATAGCAAAGGATTAGCTCGCTGGATCGAGAAGCACAATCGCTACTCCACTGATGAAGCTAGAGAAACCCTACGCCAATTAGAGAAAGGTAGCGTCAATTGGCGAGATTTGTTTTTTGGCTTCTCGGAAGTGGAAAGACGGCGAGCGCTCAAAGATTTGTCCCTGCGTCTACCCTTCCGACCGTTGCTGCGCTTTTTTTATATGTATTTTCTATTGGGGGGTTTTCTCGACGGGCACGCGGGATTTGCTTGGTGTACTCTGCAAGCTTTCTACGAATACCTGATTTTGCTCAAAGTCTGGGAGATGAAACATATGCCTGCTGTCTATGCAGACCCAGTAGGAACACTTTCTAGCGATCGCGAAGAAAACGTCGATTCTGCCAAAATTAGTCCTTCTATTTAG
- the hpsJ-B gene encoding hormogonium polysaccharide biosynthesis protein HpsJ yields MKASANRIISSPAALILKLVGTILILSFVIDTVTLPLTIPSFHLQEEAWQINLTTQLVERGFIPMLGIALLFAGSWMDDQLDPQGSGQPWQLVKVGALVLSGILGLAFLVITFVHVNNVSKASNEAIQRIEQQATQAESQLNSEGFRAQIEQRRGQIKTQISDLLKDEQRLGQALQSQQVSNELKTILQQSKDNPQVVDEYLDRQAKQFSNQTLTQVRERKQQLEKQAKRAALKSQVQIGVSSVFLSIGYLIITGTGLGGLLSSPQIGSRKTPKR; encoded by the coding sequence ATGAAAGCGTCTGCAAACCGTATAATTTCATCGCCAGCAGCCCTAATTCTCAAGCTTGTCGGCACAATCTTGATTTTGTCTTTTGTGATTGACACGGTAACCCTGCCTCTGACTATCCCGTCCTTTCACCTGCAAGAGGAAGCTTGGCAAATAAACCTGACAACCCAGCTTGTCGAGCGAGGATTTATCCCTATGCTGGGGATAGCTTTGCTATTTGCTGGCTCTTGGATGGACGATCAACTAGACCCGCAGGGAAGCGGTCAACCCTGGCAATTAGTGAAAGTAGGGGCGCTCGTGCTTTCCGGTATTTTAGGCTTAGCATTCCTGGTTATTACTTTTGTTCACGTAAACAATGTCAGTAAGGCTAGCAATGAGGCGATCCAGAGAATTGAGCAGCAGGCAACTCAAGCAGAAAGCCAGCTTAACAGTGAAGGTTTTAGAGCCCAAATCGAACAGCGCCGAGGCCAAATTAAAACCCAAATCAGCGACTTGCTCAAAGACGAACAGAGACTGGGCCAAGCACTCCAAAGCCAGCAAGTGTCAAACGAACTCAAAACAATATTGCAGCAGTCTAAAGACAATCCGCAAGTAGTGGATGAATACTTGGATCGGCAAGCCAAACAGTTCAGCAATCAAACGCTAACCCAAGTAAGAGAACGCAAGCAACAATTGGAAAAACAAGCCAAGCGGGCAGCTTTGAAGTCTCAAGTGCAAATAGGAGTGAGCAGCGTGTTCCTCTCCATTGGCTACCTGATCATTACCGGAACGGGATTGGGCGGTTTGTTGTCTTCTCCCCAAATAGGGTCTCGCAAAACACCTAAGCGTTAG
- a CDS encoding LeuD/DmdB family oxidoreductase small subunit produces the protein MSKVIRGIIFVVDDNIDTDQIIPAEYLTLVPSKPDEYEKLGSYAFAGLPDRYGKFIAPGEMKTPYPIIVAGENFGCGSSREHAPIALGAAGVKAVVAQSYARIFFRNCSATGELYPWESVERLCDVLETGQEVSIDFEQNQLIDHTHGKIYDLKPIGEVGPVIEAGGIFAYARQTGMIAR, from the coding sequence ATGAGCAAAGTAATTCGCGGTATCATCTTTGTTGTTGATGACAATATTGATACAGATCAAATTATACCAGCAGAATACCTCACGTTGGTTCCTTCTAAACCAGATGAGTACGAAAAGCTCGGCAGTTATGCTTTTGCAGGGTTACCCGATCGCTACGGTAAGTTTATTGCGCCAGGAGAAATGAAGACGCCCTATCCCATAATTGTAGCGGGAGAAAACTTCGGCTGCGGCTCCTCGCGAGAACACGCGCCCATTGCTCTAGGGGCTGCTGGGGTAAAAGCTGTTGTAGCCCAGTCCTACGCCCGCATCTTTTTCCGCAATTGCTCGGCTACTGGCGAACTTTACCCTTGGGAGTCAGTCGAGCGTTTGTGTGATGTGTTGGAAACCGGTCAGGAAGTTTCGATCGACTTTGAGCAAAATCAACTGATCGACCACACGCATGGGAAAATTTACGATCTCAAGCCAATTGGAGAAGTGGGGCCTGTGATTGAAGCAGGGGGAATTTTCGCCTATGCCCGTCAGACAGGTATGATTGCTCGTTAA
- the ndhM gene encoding NAD(P)H-quinone oxidoreductase subunit M, translated as MLLKSTTRHIRIFTAEVENNELVPSDSVLTLDVDPDNELNWNEESLQKVYRKFDELVESSSGENLTEYNIRRIGSDLEHFVRSLLQKGEISYNLNARVLNHSMGLPQVAAEQDKQ; from the coding sequence ATGTTGCTCAAGTCTACAACCCGCCACATCCGCATTTTTACTGCCGAAGTTGAGAACAATGAGTTAGTTCCCAGCGACAGCGTTTTAACTTTGGATGTCGATCCAGACAATGAACTAAATTGGAACGAAGAATCTCTGCAAAAAGTTTATCGAAAGTTTGATGAACTTGTTGAGTCATCTAGCGGAGAGAATTTAACGGAATACAATATCCGTCGCATCGGTTCGGATTTAGAACATTTCGTGCGTTCTCTCCTGCAAAAGGGTGAAATTAGTTATAACCTCAATGCTCGCGTTCTTAACCACAGTATGGGTTTACCTCAAGTAGCAGCCGAACAAGATAAACAATAG
- a CDS encoding DUF6737 family protein, which translates to MSDDPKSKIDLNPWGYKPWWCQPWSIAVTGSGLIGLSWLLFKTVWVTVVVSLPVLIWMGFFLILWPQLMKQSTTEPYYPPSGSDSAARSNQS; encoded by the coding sequence ATGTCCGACGATCCAAAATCGAAAATCGATCTGAACCCTTGGGGGTACAAACCTTGGTGGTGTCAGCCTTGGTCGATTGCAGTCACCGGGAGCGGGCTGATCGGCTTAAGCTGGTTATTATTCAAAACTGTTTGGGTGACAGTTGTAGTGTCCCTACCAGTGTTAATTTGGATGGGCTTCTTTTTGATCCTTTGGCCTCAACTGATGAAGCAAAGTACCACTGAGCCTTATTATCCACCATCAGGATCGGACTCAGCTGCGCGATCGAATCAAAGCTAA